AGGACCGTTTCATGCACATACACAGCCCAGAGGTTACACGTGGCTTCCGTGGTATGGGGTGGGAACTCCCACTGTGTTTTCTGTTGGTTGTGGCCAAGTTCATGAATTGGCCCCCAGATCCCCTCTTTCTCCATATGGTGTAGATCCGTCAGCTCTTTAGCCGATTCCAAGTCACACATGATGGGGTATCCAGCATGCATCCAACCTATAaatgccgaatccaaaatgggtaaataagtATTTCTACTGAAACCTACCAAATTGCAATGATGAACGTTATAATAACAAcctaacttttagtttgatgtagagagtgatagtctgagacaatttgcaattggtcttcatttttttatcatttgtagttttttagttcagttcaggagctctccagtctggagtttcagcaattatttggttgctagggtccaatttaccttaggaACCAGGCAGTGTTTGGATTAGAGAACactatatgaataggagtggaccggggggtgtgtgggggccaCGGCGGGGgtctctgcaccccccagtccgaccctgcctatacTTACCAGCTGAGATCTGCACATCTGCAACAATACGCTCAGGTCGTGGAAATTTCTTGGGTTTGGCTGCAAGGTCAGCAATAGCCGCCATGATCCTGTCCCAAAGAGACAGCAGGGCTTCTGGATTCTTTAGTGAGCGAACGGCATCTGATGGGACAGTCAGGATAATGTTCTCTGCAACCAGCTCGGCCCAAGGGGCAGGCAACTGGCGGATTGAATGTAACCAGGAATCCAGGCTGGTTTTGCCTGTGGGGGGGGGAAGAACACTCTTACAGTCACACAAGTAGATGGGATGCTGGGTGGGGcatcatctcagtgcattgtgcctgggtctgagctttcagaaggagccagcgctacacattagaactgctttcagctaacctattgtttctcctactcccatgtaactggaggagtcccaagccggacttggatttcttactattgagtgctattctgatacctactgggagctgctatcttgctcccttcccattgttctgctgatcggctgctgggggtgagggggggggggggatatcactcgaACTTGCAGCgccgcagtaaagtgtgagtgaagtttatcagagcacaggtcacatggctgtggcaccctgggaaatgaagaatatggctagccccatggctggggaagctctattaactgatgggttttgggacagtatttctttaagtccATATTACACACACAAAGTAGGCATATGTTCTTACCCTTTATATAGATTGGGGCTGGTTCTGCTCCATACACCCTGACTGGGACGGTACCAAAGTTGCTGTTAGACCTCACAATGATGTACAGGAGGCCTCCCCAGAAACTGGACACTGGAACCTTCTGGCGATCAACATGAATCCTGCGAACAACGGCCGGCGCTCGATTAAGCGTTTCTTTAGCGCTCGGATCATCTGAGTGACAGCCGACCTGCACCTGTTATTAAACCAAACACAGggctgatatataaatatatagggatataTGACGGTTCAGTAACATTGTACCTGTAGCACTGTGCTACATAAAATAGGTCCCCTGGGTGCGTCTAAATGACTATTCTGGGTTGGTCTCctggttcctgactttctgcttAGGAACCAGCGCTGCCTCTGTACCATCTGCTGGGGGTATAGTACATTCTGGcagcccccactgcccccctgggctggtacagtaatgTATAGAATACAGAATTTCTAGGGTACAAATGAGGAGGACCCTCACTACAAATACGTTGGAATACACATGTGAATTTATACTGCCCTGCCCCTCATCCAAACCAGCTCCGCCCCTCATCCAAACCAGCTCTGCCCCTCATCCAAACCAGCTCCGCCCCTCATCCAAACCAGCTCCGCCCCTCATCCAAACCAGCTCCGCCCCTCATCCAAACCAGCTCCGCCCCTCATCCAAACCAGCCCTGCCCCTCATCCAAACCAGCTCCGCCCCCCATCCAAACCAGCTCCGCCCCCCCTCATCCTTTATCCAAGGTTCTCAGCCCCCTTGAAATGATCTGCCCCAGGCAGTTGCCCCTATGTAGTTGGACCTTCTGACCCCACTAAGGCTATGGACCCCTTGGTACTTGTGTGTATAACTGGCTTTGGTCTTGTGATAGTGAGCCAAAAGTCTGTAATGTAACCCACATATTTATCATTTGATTCAGCCTATTTATGCCTTTCTTTATAGTACTGCCAGGGCTggattcagggtcagactgggcggtgcagggtcagactggggggctgCTGACCCAGGGGCCCTGGAGTTGTCCTGTCGgctgcatcccctgcaccccctaggggcccccactgcacccccctaacccccataGTGGCCCCCCgttgagcctccctaaccccccacaggggcccccgcccaaGTTTATttcatcaggggaggaacactgtAGGCCGGGGCagcaccggcaagggttgggtctgggctgccgggggccactagggccggggcccaccgggtattttcctggtgctccggcagcccagtccgaccctggctggaTTTAAAGCTggtgcgcccctaggccacccacCCCCACTTACACCCCCTCGTACCTCCCCAATGCTACTACAGCCCCCATCGGCTTCACTGGGGACTGGATGGGTGGGAGCTTTAACCAGCAATCAGAAATCTCCTGTCCAGTGCCCATTGCTTGTTGCCCCCAGATCTTTGCCGCCCCAGGCCCGGGCCTTTGGGTCCTGGCCACACATCTGGGCCTAAGTGCTAACTCCATCAGGGCTCCACTCTATTCAAACCATTTATGTAGCAGTGTCCTGTGCAGGGGCAGGGGTCCTTCAGGGCCCTTATAAACTGCACTTTTGGTGGAAAAAGGTAGATAACTGCCCATGAACCAGCACACAAGCTTTTACTGAGAGTATAAACACGAGAGAGAGTAGAAATCACAGCACATAATAGTACTATTTACCAACAAAAAAACACGCCCAAGTGCAGTAGCGTTTAGCAATGAATCAGCAATGAGTTACTACCAGTTAGCAACAAATCAGCTCCTATACCACTCAATActagttaaaaaaatatgaatttatttcaatccattgcATAGGCAATACATATGGGGTTGTTAGTGTTTTTAATGACTAGTATTGAGTGGTACAGGAGCTTCTGTACATGTATTAACCACCTttgatcactagggggtgccccTGTATACTGCTCTATTTAGTTTCTATACATACAGggatgggatcagttatctggaaacctgttatccagaaagctccaaattacggaaagcctgtctcccatagacttcattttaattaaataatttagatttttaaaattgatttcctttttctctataaaaataaaacagtacctgtacttgatcccaactaagatataattaccccttattggggcagaacagccctattgggtttatttcatggttaaatgattcccttttctctgtaataataaaacagtacctgtacttgatcccaactaagatataattaccccttattggggcagaacagccctattgggtttaattaatgttttattgatttttttagtaaacttaaggtatggagatctaaattacggaaagacccattatctggaaaaccctttgtcccgagcattttgggtaacgggtcctatacctgtactagttatgTTCTTGTGTTTCTTGCATTGTGTTTTTTACTACCAGTTAGCAGATAAAAGCACAAATCTAATTGCTTGCAATGACCAACTGCACAGGTGCCCCCTGGCGTTTCCCCTCTATTCCTCAGTTACCTGGAAACCTTGCTGAACGGCTGAGGCCGGGAACTCAATAACCACTGCCTTTCTGGGGGGCAAATAAAGGCCGGTGCTTCTCCAAGCGTCGGCACCTAGGGGCAAAGGAAATGACACATAAAGGAACAAGGGACATACtgcccaggacaactcccatagacttctaAATGAACTCGCAAGGTTTTAGGTcacaatgtgatagggaccttagattgtaagctcactggggcagggactgatgggaatgggatagggaccttagattgtaagctcactggggcaggaactgatgggaatgggatagggaccttagattgtaagctcactggggcagggactgatgggaatgggatagggaccttagattgtaagctcactggggcagggactgatgggaatgtgatagggaccttagattgtaagctcactggggcagggactgatgggaatgggatagggaccttagattgtaagctcactggggcagggattgatgggaatgtgatagggaccttagattgtaagctcactggggcagggactgatgggaatgtgatagggaccttagattgtaagctcactggggcaggggctgatgggaatgtgatagggaccttagattgtaagctcactggggcagggattgatgggaatgtgatagtgaccttagattgtaagctcactggggcagggactgatgggaatgggatagggaccttagattgtaagctcactggggcagggactgatgggaatgggatagggaccttagattgtaagctcactggggcaggggctgatgggaatgggatagggaccttagattgtaagctcactggggcagggactgatgggaatgtgatagggaccttagattgtaagctcactggggcagggactgatgggaatgtgatagggaccttagattgtaagctcactggggcagggactgatgggaatgggatagcgaccttagattgtaagctcactggggcagggactgatgggaatgtgatagggaccttagattgtaagctcactggggcagggactgatgggaatgggatagcgaccttagattgtaagctcactggggcagggactgatgggaatgtgatagggaccttagattgtaagctcactgggacaggggctgatgggaatgggatagggaccttagattgtaagctcactggggcagggactgatgggaatgggatagggaccttagattgtaagctcactggggcaggggctgatggaaatgggatagggaccttagattgtaagctcactggggcagggactgatgggaatgggatagggaccttagattgtaagctcactggggcaggggctgatgggaatgggataggtaccttagattgtaagctcactgggacagggactgatgggactgtgatagggactttacaccttacctttttttaatgtatattggaatatttcttatatttacacatacatttttggttggagttcccctttactgAAGAAGACATTACCTGGGTTGGTGGCATCAATATTAACAGTGACTGTTTCCTTCTCCAGAATACTCAATTCATCGCACTTGTGGCTCATATTATGGGATTTGTGGGCCAAACTCAGCAGTAAAGCTTCTTCGGAGCAGCCGCTCACAGGACAAGTCTTGCTGACATTGGGAACACAACAGGCCGAGTGCCTCATAAAAGCGCTGACATTCTGCCTGAGTTTGCGCATCCTGGTGCTGATGGGCTGTAGCAGTTTGGTACCGCTCTTTAGTGCAACCTGCAAATGATGAAGTGCTCTGTGGCAGTTATTTTGGTGACTGGCTTCATTGGGACTGACTGCCCAATAGATGCCCTGAGGGACGGCTCTACACAGAATGCTAATCCCAAACCTGTTCAGTATTTTGTTTCCAGGGTAGTTGAGGACATTGCAGGCTGAATTCTGATAGGAACACCACCAGGCATGGCCAGCGATAAGAAGCCCTCCCCCCTCTGCAACAAACTGATGGACGGCCTTTGCTTCAGCGTCGCTGTAGGACGGGCAGCAGTAGACACTCAGCTTGGGGGTTAAACTTGATACCCGACAGGGGATGTTTTCCTTCTGCAGAACTTCAGCAAAGCCCCTCAGGTCGGCATGGACTCCGATTCTTCTCTGCCCTACGTCCAGCCAAGATATGGCATTAAGCATTAAAGTCTTCAGTTCTGGTTTGGAGAGGAAATCTTCATGTGTGGCTACAACCACTCGCCCTTGGCCATAATATGCAGCTCCAACAAAGCACTGTTGGTCTTCACTCGACCCAACTGGGAAGGACGAAGCGCCGTGCAAGAGGGGGTCTGAGGGGACACTCGGCCCACTGATGTCCAGCTGAGAGACGCCATTCAGGAGGAACTTCTGACCCACTGAGAAATCATAACTGTgccagagacagagagaataCGGGGTATTAATGGCACAAAGTGACTGGGAAATGGCACCAGAAGACTGTGAGAAGTCACATGAGAAGGAGAACCAATAAGAGCAGTATATGGCAAGACGGGAACAAGTTACTGAAGAGCAGGACTTGCTCTGTAAATGGGATCTATAACCTGCTGAATTCTCAATGGATTTCATGATCTTACTTCCTAGGTGAATGTTAATATAGATCCCCAGTATCAGTGACCCAATCCAATCAAACTAGCACATGCAGTAATATTGCCCAtttaccttgagccgccattttgtgatgttctgtgtgtCACTTAGTGACTTTCTGACAGgataaaaagggaaagtaaaagccCGGGAGAATGAGACAGATTCTGTCAATTCATTGGCCGATGTAAACTAGCaagatcatttatttatatgaaatggTGTTTTACATATGTGCTgttttatattaatgtatatattttcaaCAAACAGAGGGTTATTCCCCCCAAACCAATGCTCTGTCTTCACAAGTGCCCTGAACATTACAACTGTCTGTTTGTACAAAGACACACCTACATGCCagcttatagcagccaatgaaTGGTGAGAGCTGTTATTTCCTGTTATGATTGGAAATgccttatttcctgtcaggtgatcagcgAGTGACACTCAgagcagcacaaaatggtggctcaagggaaatatTCACTGACATGTTTATACCAATTCTATGAAgctctttaataggtcacttattaggGTTTACagtcagcagccgatcagcagaacaatgggaagggagcaagatagcagctcccagtaggtatcagaatagcactcaatagtaagaaatccaagtccggcttgggactcctccagttacatgggagtaggagaaacaataggttagctgaaagcagttctaatgtgtagcgctggctgaaagctcagactcaggcacactttactgctgcgctgcaagttggagtgatatcccccccccccctcacccccagcagccgatcagcagaacaatgggaagggagcaagatagcagctcccagtaggtatcagaatagcactcaatagtaagaaatccaagtctggcttgggactcctccagttacatgggagtaggagaaacaataggttagctgaaagcagttctaatgtgtagtgctggctccttctgaaagctcagacccaggctcactttactgctgcgctgcaagttggagtgatatccccccccccctcacccccagcagccaatcagtagaacaatgggaagggagcaagatagcagctcccagtaggtatcagaatagcactcaatagtaagaaatccaagtccggcttgggactcctccagttacatgggagtaggagaaacaataggttagctgaaagcagttctaatgtgtagcgctggctgaaagctcagactcgggcacaaggcactgagatggcgcctacacaccaatattacagctacaaatacatttgttggtacaagaataaaaggttaaatggcagagggaattatttgctcagtaacagtgtcatttagagataaaaagtgccccataaacccCATACTAGAgaacaatactgtatatacagatacTCACTCTGTGCACACTGGAGCCTGCGGCATCTCTTCAGTCACCAAGAAATCTCCTTTCTCTCCGTACTCACTGGTGAAGTGCACCCCACAAACAGATATGATTTTGTTCCCTGGGAAATGGTGCAGAACATTCTCTTTATGGCTGTAGGACCAGTGCCAAGCCTGCGCCCCAATCAGCAGGCCGCCTCCCCCTCGCACAAATGAGATGATCTCCTCAGCTTGGTGGGCCTCATATCCGTTAGTGCAGAACACGCCCAGGCCCTGAATCAGGGTGGAAGTATTTCGGACTTTGTACCCAGATAGATTATGGGCTAACACTGGTAATGTAGTATGAACCCCAATAATGACATCTGGGTTTGGCCTCAGCCAAGatacagcattttttaaaaagcccATAAACTCCTGTGTACTAAGATAACCCTCATGGGCCAGAACCACTACTTTCCCTTTCCCATAGCGAGAGGCAGCGATGAGCACATCTTTTCGGGGCGACACCAGCACCGGGAATGCACAGGGTCCTGTCAGCAGCAGTTTGCACGGAACCGCATCCCCAGTGAAACTCAGAGACGCAACACCACGGACCAGAGACTGGTAATCTTCATCAGCCGCCATATTCCTGAGGAAACATGTGTAAAATGAATAGTCATAGGCCGTCATACACTGAAAGTTTATTATCTAGTATGTAAGATTCCATAAATACATAATTCCAATGCATTAAACATTagcagtgccggatttcaaattttattacagagaaaagggaatcatttaaccattaaataaacccaatagggctgttctgccccaataaggggtaattatatcttagttgggatcaagtacaggtactgttttattattacagagaaaagggaatcatttaaccattaaataaacccaatagggctgttctgcccccaataaggggtaattatatcttagttgggatcaagtacaggtactgttttattattacagagaaaagggaatcatgtgtgccttggcttgtttgtgtgcactgtgtctcctatgatcccagggggcggccctcagtacttaaaatggcagtttcctatttaggattacccaatggcacatactgctagaaaagtatatttttatgaaaatggtttatttagatgaagattTTCTGCCTAAATAACCTGTTGTTTCTTCAATATCATTTATGATTACCAGGCCCCATACtagagaactatatatatatataactatacagaTACTCACTCTGTGCACACTGGAGCCTGCGGCATCTCATCAGTCACCCAGAAATCTCCTTTCTCTCCGTACTCACTGGTGAAGTGCACCCCACAAACAGATATGATTTTGTTCCCTGGGAAATGGTGCAGAACATTCTCTTTATGGCTGTAGGACCAGTGCCAAGCCTGCGCCCCAATCAGCAGGCCGCCTCCCCCTCGCACAAATGAGATGATCTCCTCAGCTTGGTGGGCCTCATATCCGTTAGTGCAGAACACGCCCAGGCCCTGAATCAGGGTGGAAGTATTTCGGATTTTGTACCCAAATAGATTATGGGCTAACAATGTTAATGTAGTATGAACCCCAATAACGGCATCTGGGTTTGGCCTCAGCCAAGatacagcattttttaaaaagcccATAAACTCCTGTGTACTAAGATAACCCTCATGGGCCAGAACCACTACTTTCCCTTTCCCATAGCGAGAGGCAGCGATGAGCACATCTTTTCGGGGCGACACCAGCACCGGGAATGCACAGGGTCCTGTCAGCAGCAGTTTGCACGGAACCGCATCCCCAGTGAAACTCAGAGACGCAACGCCACGGACCAGAGACTGGTAATCTTCATCAGCCGCCATATTCCTGAGGAAACATGTAAAATGAATAGTCATAGGCCGTCATACACTGAAAGTTTATAATCTAGTATGTAAGATTCCATAAGTACATAATTCCAATGCATTAAACATTAGCAATGGTTGGTACTGATCCAGAAGAAGGATAACAAAGCTCCCATCTGGCCAAATGCCAATCcagtttttttgttgctgttgatCTCTTAATTGAGATCCTTATCCGGTGCTCCTGGTAGGTTTGCCATGTGGCCTAGCCAATAAAATAGCAGCTGAGGCCGGTATTACAATTTAACCAGCAATGCACTTTCTGGTAAATTTGTATTAACTAGTCAGTCTGCCTGCAGCCCTACTCAGCTACACCCCATCctgcctttccttgctctttgcAGTCAATGTTACTGTCAAAGATGTCTCTTGACATCATAATTCCGCTTATATTCCCCATGAAAATATGGCAACCCTAGCTCCTGTTTGCTAAACACTGCACCCAGTCTTGGtgctattaattatatcttagttgggatcaagtacaggtactgttttattattacagagaaaagggagtcatttaaccattaaataaacccaatagggctgttctgccccaataaggggtaattatatcttagttgggatcaagtacaggtactgttttattattacagagaaaagggaatcatttaaccattaaataaacccaatagggctgttctgcccccaataaggggtaattatatcttagttgggatcaagtacaggtactgttttattattacagagaaaagggaatcatttaaccattaaataaacccaatagggctgttctgcccccaataaggggtaattatatcttagttgggatcaagtacaggtactgttttattattacagagaaaagggaatcatttaaccattaaataaacccaatagggctgttctgcccccaataaggggtaattatatcttagttgggatcaagtacaggtactgttttattattacagagaaaagggaatcatttaaccattaaataaacccaatagggctgttctgccccaataaggggtaattatatcttagttgggatcaagtacaggtactgttttattattacagagaaaagggaatcatttaaccattaaataaacccaatagggctgttctgcccccaataaggggtaattatatcttagttgggatcaagtacaggtactgttttattattacagagaaaagggaatcatttttgtgtgcactgtgaatcctatgatcccagggggcggccctcagtacttaaaatggcagtttcctatttaggattacccgatggcacatactgctaaaaaaagtatatttttatgaaaatggtttatttagatgaagattTTCTGCCTAAATAACCTGTTGTTTCTTCAATATCA
This sequence is a window from Xenopus tropicalis strain Nigerian chromosome 2, UCB_Xtro_10.0, whole genome shotgun sequence. Protein-coding genes within it:
- the LOC100489234 gene encoding TRPM8 channel-associated factor homolog isoform X2 — protein: MAADEDYQSLVRGVASLSFTGDAVPCKLLLTGPCAFPVLVSPRKDVLIAASRYGKGKVVVLAHEGYLNTEEFMAFLKNAVSWLSPNSDAVIGVHTTLPVLANNLSGAGYKVRKTSSLIQGLGVFCTNGYEAHQAEEIISFVRGGGGLLIGAQAWHWSCSHKENVLHHFPGNKIISVCGVHFTSEYGEKGDFWVTEEMPQVAVCTDYQSLVRGVASLSFTGDAVPCKLLLTGPCAFPVLVSPRKDVLIAASRYGKGKVVVLAHEGYLSTQEFMGFLNNAVSWLRPNPDAVIGVHTTLPVLAHNLSGYKVRNTSTLIQGLGVFCTNGYEAHQAEEIISFVRGGGGLLIGAQAWHWSYSHKENVLHHFPGNKIISVCGVHFTSEYGEKGDFWVTEEMPQVAVCTDYQSLVRGVASLSFTGDPVPCKLLLRKPTAFPVLVSPRKDVLIAASHYGKGKVVVLAHEGYLNTEEFMAFLKNAVSWLSPNSDAVIGVHTTLPVLANNLSGAGYKVRNTSTLIQGLGVFCTNGYEAHQAEEIISFVRGGGGLLIGAQAWHWSYSHKENVLHHFPGNKIISVCGVHFTSEYGEKGDFWVTDEMPQAPVCTENMAADEDYQSLVRGVASLSFTGDAVPCKLLLTGPCAFPVLVSPRKDVLIAASRYGKGKVVVLAHEGYLSTQEFMGFLKNAVSWLRPNPDAVIGVHTTLTLLAHNLFGYKIRNTSTLIQGLGVFCTNGYEAHQAEEIISFVRGGGGLLIGAQAWHWSYSHKENVLHHFPGNKIISVCGVHFTSEYGEKGDFWVTDEMPQAPVCTENMAADEDYQSLVRGVASLSFTGDAVPCKLLLTGPCAFPVLVSPRKDVLIAASRYGKGKVVVLAHEGYLSTQEFMGFLKNAVSWLRPNPDVIIGVHTTLPVLAHNLSGYKVRNTSTLIQGLGVFCTNGYEAHQAEEIISFVRGGGGLLIGAQAWHWSYSHKENVLHHFPGNKIISVCGVHFTSEYGEKGDFLVTEEMPQAPVCTDYDFSVGQKFLLNGVSQLDISGPSVPSDPLLHGASSFPVGSSEDQQCFVGAAYYGQGRVVVATHEDFLSKPELKTLMLNAISWLDVGQRRIGVHADLRGFAEVLQKENIPCRVSSLTPKLSVYCCPSYSDAEAKAVHQFVAEGGGLLIAGHAWWCSYQNSACNVLNYPGNKILNRFGISILCRAVPQGIYWAVSPNEASHQNNCHRALHHLQVALKSGTKLLQPISTRMRKLRQNVSAFMRHSACCVPNVSKTCPVSGCSEEALLLSLAHKSHNMSHKCDELSILEKETVTVNIDATNPGADAWRSTGLYLPPRKAVVIEFPASAVQQGFQVQVGCHSDDPSAKETLNRAPAVVRRIHVDRQKVPVSSFWGGLLYIIVRSNSNFGTVPVRVYGAEPAPIYIKGKTSLDSWLHSIRQLPAPWAELVAENIILTVPSDAVRSLKNPEALLSLWDRIMAAIADLAAKPKKFPRPERIVADVQISAGWMHAGYPIMCDLESAKELTDLHHMEKEGIWGPIHELGHNQQKTQWEFPPHTTEATCNLWAVYVHETVLGIPRDRAHGNLQPNVRTSRIKSYLQNGANLEQWDGWTALETYLQLQEGLGWDPFRRLYRDPSISGMSNENTFKMNLWAEKFSRAAQTNLVPFFEAWGWPIDQLTRSKLSALPVWEKDPMKPYVTAKKSV
- the LOC100489234 gene encoding TRPM8 channel-associated factor homolog isoform X1 encodes the protein MAADEDYQSLVRGVASLSFTGDAVPCKLLLTGPCAFPVLVSPRKDVLIAASRYGKGKVVVLAHEGYLNTEEFMAFLKNAVSWLSPNSDAVIGVHTTLPVLANNLSGAGYKVRKTSSLIQGLGVFCTNGYEAHQAEEIISFVRGGGGLLIGAQAWHWSCSHKENVLHHFPGNKIISVCGVHFTSEYGEKGDFWVTEEMPQVAVCTENMAANEDYQSLVRGVASLSFTGDAVPCKLLLTGPCAFPVLVSPRKDVLIAASRYGKGKVVVLAHEGYLSTQEFMGFLNNAVSWLRPNPDAVIGVHTTLPVLAHNLSGYKVRNTSTLIQGLGVFCTNGYEAHQAEEIISFVRGGGGLLIGAQAWHWSYSHKENVLHHFPGNKIISVCGVHFTSEYGEKGDFWVTEEMPQVAVCTDYQSLVRGVASLSFTGDPVPCKLLLRKPTAFPVLVSPRKDVLIAASHYGKGKVVVLAHEGYLNTEEFMAFLKNAVSWLSPNSDAVIGVHTTLPVLANNLSGAGYKVRNTSTLIQGLGVFCTNGYEAHQAEEIISFVRGGGGLLIGAQAWHWSYSHKENVLHHFPGNKIISVCGVHFTSEYGEKGDFWVTDEMPQAPVCTENMAADEDYQSLVRGVASLSFTGDAVPCKLLLTGPCAFPVLVSPRKDVLIAASRYGKGKVVVLAHEGYLSTQEFMGFLKNAVSWLRPNPDAVIGVHTTLTLLAHNLFGYKIRNTSTLIQGLGVFCTNGYEAHQAEEIISFVRGGGGLLIGAQAWHWSYSHKENVLHHFPGNKIISVCGVHFTSEYGEKGDFWVTDEMPQAPVCTENMAADEDYQSLVRGVASLSFTGDAVPCKLLLTGPCAFPVLVSPRKDVLIAASRYGKGKVVVLAHEGYLSTQEFMGFLKNAVSWLRPNPDVIIGVHTTLPVLAHNLSGYKVRNTSTLIQGLGVFCTNGYEAHQAEEIISFVRGGGGLLIGAQAWHWSYSHKENVLHHFPGNKIISVCGVHFTSEYGEKGDFLVTEEMPQAPVCTDYDFSVGQKFLLNGVSQLDISGPSVPSDPLLHGASSFPVGSSEDQQCFVGAAYYGQGRVVVATHEDFLSKPELKTLMLNAISWLDVGQRRIGVHADLRGFAEVLQKENIPCRVSSLTPKLSVYCCPSYSDAEAKAVHQFVAEGGGLLIAGHAWWCSYQNSACNVLNYPGNKILNRFGISILCRAVPQGIYWAVSPNEASHQNNCHRALHHLQVALKSGTKLLQPISTRMRKLRQNVSAFMRHSACCVPNVSKTCPVSGCSEEALLLSLAHKSHNMSHKCDELSILEKETVTVNIDATNPGADAWRSTGLYLPPRKAVVIEFPASAVQQGFQVQVGCHSDDPSAKETLNRAPAVVRRIHVDRQKVPVSSFWGGLLYIIVRSNSNFGTVPVRVYGAEPAPIYIKGKTSLDSWLHSIRQLPAPWAELVAENIILTVPSDAVRSLKNPEALLSLWDRIMAAIADLAAKPKKFPRPERIVADVQISAGWMHAGYPIMCDLESAKELTDLHHMEKEGIWGPIHELGHNQQKTQWEFPPHTTEATCNLWAVYVHETVLGIPRDRAHGNLQPNVRTSRIKSYLQNGANLEQWDGWTALETYLQLQEGLGWDPFRRLYRDPSISGMSNENTFKMNLWAEKFSRAAQTNLVPFFEAWGWPIDQLTRSKLSALPVWEKDPMKPYVTAKKSV